From Dioscorea cayenensis subsp. rotundata cultivar TDr96_F1 chromosome 13, TDr96_F1_v2_PseudoChromosome.rev07_lg8_w22 25.fasta, whole genome shotgun sequence, the proteins below share one genomic window:
- the LOC120274920 gene encoding uncharacterized protein LOC120274920 — protein MLLGVVLISYSSITVLFRWNMFPRQTGRISYFWKGVLSCLPAFRGYVLHEVSSGTETLLWKDSWFAGRAPMFIWPEEFKRASEPNGTVCEMGYLLNQASFSGEEDSRYYRARLTDFDGAAGDRKRWRLKSFYTFLIDGGVHYPIARFFWRKPCPKKVSLFNWLAEKNKILTMDVLARRSYNRLPTTTCVLCNSALESPDHLFLHCLVARKVWGYFVHLLHLPDPPGSMQEIWRGWRTSIRANFREIGGLVAKAIVWNIRLVRNDCIFNANYLSTHALVLKIDRILISWLSSVVEGSREMMEDPIAMFRQSTEALGISGVVYGGDPLAGVDQDLLSD, from the coding sequence ATGCTACTTGGTGTGGTGCTGATATCTTACAGTTCAATTACGGTGTTATTTCGTTGGAATATGTTCCCCAGGCAAACGGGTAGGATTTCCTACTTCTGGAAAGGCGTTTTGAGCTGCCTGCCGGCTTTTAGGGGATATGTGTTGCATGAGGTCAGTTCTGGAACTGAAACTCTATTATGGAAGGATAGTTGGTTTGCGGGACGGGCACCTATGTTCATCTGGCCGGAGGAATTCAAAAGGGCTAGTGAGCCCAATGGAACGGTGTGCGAGATGGGTTACCTCCTAAACCAGGCCTCTTTTTCTGGGGAGGAAGATAGTCGGTACTACAGGGCTAGATTAACGGATTTTGATGGGGCGGCAGGAGATAGAAAGAGGTGGAGGTTGAAGTCTTTCTACACgtttctcattgatggtggTGTGCATTACCCCATTGCTCGGTTCTTCTGGAGAAAGCCATGTCCGAAGAAAGTTAGTCTGTTTAACTGGTTAGCTGAGAAGAATAAGATTCTCACCATGGACGTTCTTGCGAGAAGGAGTTACAATCGCCTCCCTACGACGACCTGTGTCCTGTGTAATTCGGCCTTAGAGTCGCCTGACCATCTCTTCTTACATTGTTTGGTTGCTAGAAAGGTGTGGGGGTACTTCGTGCATTTACTGCATCTTCCAGACCCTCCTGGGTCTATGCAGGAGATCTGGCGGGGTTGGCGAACCTCGATTCGGGCTAACTTTAGGGAGattgggggcttagttgctaaggctattgtgtggaatattcGGCTTGTTAGAAATGATTGTATCTTTAATGCCAACTATTTGTCTACGCATGCTCTTGTTTTGAAGATTGACCGTATATTGATATCTTGGCTCTCTTCAGTTGTCGAAGGTTCGCGAGAGATGATGGAGGATCCTATTGCCATGTTTCGACAGAGCACGGAGGCCCTAGGGATCAGTGGTGTGGTGTATGGCGGAGATCCTCTCGCTGGGGTAGATCAAGATCTTCTATCGGACTAG